In one Vulgatibacter incomptus genomic region, the following are encoded:
- a CDS encoding InlB B-repeat-containing protein, whose translation MPNGGFEDGNLNGWSVTLHSTTTAGLSTVPPASVSDLNLLAPVAGQVSRTKAVQGTGTPGQPNSALPKGLPASGSLRYPFNGSWAAVVNEAARVDGQELINKLDRTFNVTAADVDPADGKIHVRFAVAPVLEDNGHTDKQQPYFFVAITNVTKSKVLFQSFNFAGQAGVPWKVEAAKDVANANVQVRYTDWQLVDVAPGTVGLAIGDQVRVEVIAAGCSQKRHFGEVYVDGFGSSVPGLAVAATAVQSVNRGDNITYLHRVTNGSTALAQNAVVKIVVPANTTFVSVAPPPGTSCTTPAVGSTGTVTCTMSALNSNASADIKLTVKTNASMAVPGLISHGNYDVSAVGFSPLIGPLVKTNVTGSVTYADLRTKMTASTAAAGWGSDVSYTIEVTNDGPATVTNATLKAPLPPELASASWTCVASTGGSCGAASGTGAINSTITLPAGATATYAVSARVRTGSGAGSLIYTATAAVPAGITDSDPTNDAAATVINLGTTRALTVTKDAVIGGRVVSSPGGIDCGAGCSSATATYLDGSLVSLTAIAPQGTVFTGWSGGTCTGTTNPCVFNINGGTTVQANFSYVITSGITGGNGTISCTTPVAPGATSTCSLTPNAGYGLGTLTDNGSDVLSSVSGGSYEISNVQAPHDVVATFKPAKTLTVTKDAGISGNVTSSPAGIACAAGCGSQSATFDDGSQVSLTATAPAGTVFTGWSGTACSGTTNPCTFTIGANTSVHANFAYEITSSIASGNGTISCTSLIAPGAVSTCTVTPGVGRTLTGVTGCGAGTLNGNTYTTAAVTEACTVTATFSRTQYTVTTQVPGGGGSLTPSNPTPEHGDPLTVTVNPDPGYQILTVTGCGGTLNGNTYSIASITGDCTVTATFEKIPYTVTTQVVGTGTLTPANPTVLHGDTTTLTATAGTGYTLDSVTGCGGSLSGNTFTTGAVTASCTVTATFSRTQYTVTTQVPGGGGSLTPSNPTPAHGDPLTVTVNPDPGYQIQTVTGCGGTLNGNTYSIASVTGDCTVTATFEKIPYTVTTQVVGTGTLTPANPTVLHGDTTTLTATAGTGYTLDSVTGCGGSLSGNTFTTGAVTASCTVTATFSRTQYTVTTQVPGGGGSLTPSNPTPAHGDPLTVTVNPDPGYQIQTVTGCGGTLNGNTYSIASVTGDCTVTATFEKIPYTVTTQVVGTGTLTPANPTVLHGDTTTLTATAGTGYTLDSVTGCGGSLSGNTFTTGAVTASCTVTATFSRTQYTVTTQVPGGGGSLTPSNPTPEHGDPLTVTVNPDPGYQIQTVTGCGGTLNGNTYSIASVTGDCTVTATFEKIPYTVTTQVVGTGTLTPANPTVLHDDTTTLTASAGTGYTLDSVTGCGGSLSGNTFTTGAVTASCTVTATFSRTQYTVTTQVPGGGGSLTPSNPTPAHGDSLTVTVTPDPGYQIQTVTGCGGTLNGNTYSIASVTGDCTVTATFEKIPYTVTTQVVGTGTLTPANPTVLHGDTTTLTATAGTGYTLDSVTGCGGSLNGDTFTTGAITASCTVTATFSRTQYTVTTQVPGGGGSLTPSNPTPAHGDSLTVTVNPDPGYQIQTVTGCGGTLNGNTYSIASVTGDCTVTATFEKIPYTVTTQVVGTGTLTPANPTVLHGDTTTLTATAGTGYTLDSVTGCGGSLNGDTFTTGAITASCTVTATFSRTQYTVTTQVPGGGGSLTPSNPTPEHGDPLTVTVNPDPGYQIQTVTGCGGTLNGNTYSIASVTGDCTVTATFERIEYLVTTVVVGGGALTPENPSVLHGDSLTLTATAQTGYTLESVTGCGGVLTAGTFETGAITANCTVTATFTHNRYTVDIVVNGGGSATPEDPVIEHGDAASITLTADPGYRLHTVTGCGGTLSGNTYTTDAVTADCTIEATFLRFPHALLVSAREPVVNACAESILDLQLVDAFGAPVVPFPGEAVNVSLAASAGSGDPRFVGSGLEDALGEGTAEITGRMPSTGTSTVTVSLDAAEVLAVSWTSPELPGSPPSYPPTLVSFRVGPVDPAMSSVTVDGTQVFAGSGVVTVTVTPRDSCGLEIGPGHQVDLTSTDGSLTEVVDNGDGTYTSRFTSDAGMCPEDPATIDVTVDGIVLDEPLEISVLCADLDPGSPVTVLPQPGQIQACARQGEFARVAVVLLDTEGAPLPPGQPLALVEDPPFIVGGGIETSTDEETGATVYTVLVGSNRCSSAGSREVELRVADIPLSTRPLLDFACPPIPEEGVGFVATPAVVPADGETASEIRIAVMDACGNPGFGRALVLRSEGHTPVVLSAASATTADAYGTPEDGTAVLHVRSSVAGQTGIGAQIDGTWHASSADLVTFVGPEDPGYYLGGHGFGCSSTGRTGAGPESVLIWLLGPVLFLAMRRRKVGVLASLLLLLVAAPASAQSKGGFDLQQLRPATDPSRGGFVSLGAGVQEHGEFRLHALIDYANNPLVLYDSQDQRVAGAVTSLGTLHLLGSIGLWDIVEVGVDLPVVVYQAGDDMPGVAPNIVQGAGFGDIRVLPQLQFLKLHSDGLGVTFAGAAAAEFFLPTGNADGLRGGDFRVGPRLAFDATFDQGHRIGTNVGYVYRSPRDFGGLQVADTIGWSLYGETPVAERVRLTGELFGRFKGAAKQPRLDAPMEVLLGAKARVLGVDLLGATGTGFGRTYGTADWRALLAVALPFGERTKPVELPAPQAEVVPEPPAEPEPEPAPEPEPVILVAEPEPEPEPKSVQIDRERNRLEIAGSIQFVTGSATIAPESYALLDELASVLQKHSEIQQLIIEGHTDDRGGRALNLKLSRSRADSLRKYLITKGVESDRLQAEGYGPDRPIASNATAEGRAQNRRVEFRIAESVFADEG comes from the coding sequence TTGCCGAACGGTGGCTTCGAAGACGGCAACCTCAACGGCTGGAGCGTCACCCTCCACTCGACGACGACCGCCGGGCTCTCCACCGTTCCCCCCGCGTCGGTGTCGGACCTGAACCTGCTGGCTCCGGTCGCGGGCCAGGTGAGCCGCACGAAGGCCGTGCAGGGAACCGGCACGCCGGGCCAGCCGAACTCCGCGCTTCCGAAAGGGTTGCCGGCGTCGGGCTCGCTGCGCTACCCCTTCAACGGCTCCTGGGCGGCGGTCGTCAACGAGGCGGCACGCGTCGACGGGCAGGAGCTCATCAACAAGCTCGACCGGACCTTCAACGTGACTGCGGCGGACGTGGACCCGGCCGACGGGAAGATCCACGTCCGGTTCGCCGTAGCGCCGGTGCTGGAAGACAACGGCCACACGGACAAGCAGCAGCCGTACTTCTTCGTAGCGATCACGAACGTCACGAAGAGCAAGGTCCTGTTCCAGAGCTTCAACTTCGCGGGCCAGGCGGGCGTGCCGTGGAAGGTCGAAGCGGCGAAGGACGTCGCCAACGCCAACGTCCAGGTCCGCTACACGGACTGGCAGCTCGTCGACGTCGCGCCGGGCACCGTGGGCCTCGCCATCGGCGACCAGGTTCGGGTCGAAGTCATCGCAGCTGGATGCAGCCAGAAGCGCCACTTCGGCGAAGTGTACGTAGACGGATTCGGATCGTCCGTGCCCGGACTCGCCGTCGCCGCCACCGCCGTCCAGTCGGTCAACCGCGGCGACAACATCACCTACCTCCACCGCGTCACGAACGGCTCTACCGCACTCGCTCAGAACGCCGTCGTGAAGATCGTCGTTCCGGCCAACACCACGTTCGTCTCGGTCGCGCCTCCTCCGGGCACGAGCTGCACCACGCCCGCCGTCGGAAGCACCGGAACGGTGACCTGCACGATGAGCGCGCTCAACTCCAACGCGAGCGCCGACATCAAGCTCACGGTCAAGACCAACGCGTCCATGGCCGTTCCGGGGCTCATCAGCCACGGAAACTACGACGTCTCCGCCGTCGGGTTCTCCCCTCTCATCGGCCCGCTGGTGAAGACCAACGTCACCGGCAGCGTCACCTACGCAGACCTGCGCACGAAGATGACGGCGAGCACCGCGGCGGCGGGCTGGGGAAGCGACGTCTCCTACACCATCGAAGTGACGAACGACGGTCCGGCGACAGTCACCAACGCCACCCTCAAGGCGCCCCTTCCGCCGGAGCTCGCCAGCGCCTCGTGGACGTGCGTTGCCTCCACGGGGGGTAGCTGCGGAGCGGCGAGCGGCACCGGAGCCATCAACTCCACGATCACGCTCCCCGCCGGGGCGACTGCGACCTACGCGGTCAGCGCCCGCGTCCGGACCGGCAGCGGCGCGGGCTCGCTGATCTACACGGCGACCGCCGCGGTGCCCGCCGGCATCACCGACAGCGATCCGACCAACGACGCCGCTGCGACGGTCATCAACCTCGGCACGACGCGCGCCCTCACCGTGACGAAGGACGCCGTCATCGGAGGCCGGGTCGTGAGCAGCCCGGGCGGCATCGACTGCGGCGCAGGGTGCAGCAGCGCGACCGCCACGTACCTCGATGGCTCCCTGGTGAGCCTGACCGCCATTGCTCCGCAGGGCACCGTCTTCACCGGCTGGAGCGGCGGCACGTGCACCGGCACGACCAACCCCTGCGTGTTCAACATCAACGGCGGCACCACGGTCCAGGCGAACTTCTCGTACGTGATCACCAGCGGCATCACCGGTGGCAACGGAACCATCTCTTGCACCACTCCCGTCGCCCCGGGAGCCACGTCGACCTGCAGCCTCACCCCCAACGCGGGTTACGGGCTCGGAACGCTCACCGACAACGGGTCGGACGTGCTCTCTTCAGTCTCCGGCGGAAGCTACGAGATCTCGAACGTGCAGGCGCCCCATGACGTCGTCGCGACGTTCAAGCCTGCGAAGACCCTTACCGTTACGAAGGACGCCGGCATCAGCGGCAACGTGACGAGCAGCCCTGCCGGCATCGCCTGCGCCGCGGGCTGCGGGTCGCAGAGCGCCACCTTCGATGACGGCTCGCAGGTCTCGCTGACTGCGACCGCCCCTGCGGGCACCGTCTTCACCGGCTGGTCTGGCACCGCCTGCTCCGGGACGACCAACCCCTGCACCTTCACGATCGGTGCGAACACCAGCGTCCACGCGAACTTCGCCTACGAGATCACGTCCAGCATCGCCAGCGGCAACGGCACGATCAGCTGCACCAGCCTGATCGCCCCGGGGGCCGTGTCCACCTGCACCGTCACGCCGGGCGTCGGCCGTACGCTGACCGGCGTCACCGGCTGCGGCGCCGGCACCTTGAACGGAAACACGTACACGACCGCTGCGGTCACCGAGGCCTGCACCGTCACCGCCACGTTCAGCCGCACCCAGTACACAGTCACCACCCAGGTTCCCGGCGGCGGCGGGAGCCTCACGCCGTCGAACCCGACGCCGGAGCACGGCGACCCGCTGACGGTCACCGTGAACCCGGATCCCGGTTACCAGATCCTGACCGTGACCGGCTGCGGCGGCACGCTGAACGGAAACACCTACTCGATCGCCTCGATCACCGGCGACTGCACGGTCACCGCCACCTTCGAGAAGATCCCGTACACGGTCACGACCCAGGTGGTCGGAACGGGAACCCTGACGCCCGCGAATCCCACGGTGCTTCACGGCGACACGACCACGCTCACCGCGACCGCTGGGACCGGCTACACGCTCGATAGCGTCACCGGCTGCGGCGGCTCGCTGAGCGGCAACACCTTCACCACCGGCGCGGTCACCGCGAGCTGCACGGTCACCGCCACGTTCAGCCGCACCCAGTACACCGTCACCACCCAGGTGCCCGGCGGTGGCGGGAGCCTCACGCCCTCGAACCCGACGCCGGCACACGGCGACCCGCTGACGGTCACCGTGAACCCGGATCCCGGCTACCAGATCCAGACCGTCACCGGCTGCGGCGGCACGCTGAACGGAAACACTTACTCGATCGCCTCTGTCACCGGCGACTGCACGGTCACCGCCACCTTCGAGAAGATCCCGTACACGGTCACGACCCAGGTGGTCGGAACGGGAACCCTGACGCCCGCGAATCCCACGGTGCTTCACGGCGACACGACCACGCTCACCGCGACCGCTGGGACCGGCTACACGCTCGATAGCGTCACCGGCTGCGGCGGCTCGCTGAGCGGCAACACCTTCACCACCGGCGCGGTCACCGCGAGCTGCACGGTCACCGCCACGTTCAGCCGCACCCAGTACACCGTCACCACCCAGGTGCCCGGCGGTGGCGGGAGCCTCACGCCCTCGAACCCGACGCCGGCACACGGCGACCCGCTGACGGTCACCGTGAACCCGGATCCCGGCTACCAGATCCAGACCGTCACCGGCTGCGGCGGCACGCTGAACGGAAACACTTACTCGATCGCCTCTGTCACCGGTGACTGCACGGTCACCGCCACCTTCGAGAAGATCCCGTACACGGTCACGACCCAGGTGGTCGGAACGGGAACCCTGACGCCCGCGAATCCCACGGTGCTTCACGGCGACACGACCACGCTCACCGCGACCGCTGGGACCGGCTACACGCTCGATAGCGTCACCGGCTGCGGGGGCTCGCTGAGCGGCAACACCTTCACCACCGGCGCGGTCACCGCGAGCTGCACGGTCACCGCCACCTTCAGCCGCACCCAGTACACCGTCACCACCCAGGTTCCCGGCGGCGGCGGGAGCCTCACGCCGTCGAACCCGACGCCGGAGCACGGCGACCCGCTGACGGTCACCGTGAACCCGGATCCCGGCTACCAGATCCAGACCGTCACCGGCTGCGGCGGCACGCTGAACGGAAACACCTACTCGATCGCCTCGGTCACCGGCGACTGCACGGTCACCGCCACCTTCGAGAAGATCCCGTACACGGTCACGACCCAGGTGGTCGGAACGGGAACCCTGACGCCCGCGAATCCCACGGTGCTTCACGACGACACGACCACGCTCACCGCTTCCGCTGGGACCGGCTACACGCTCGATAGCGTCACCGGCTGCGGCGGCTCGCTGAGCGGCAACACCTTCACCACCGGCGCGGTCACCGCGAGCTGCACGGTCACCGCCACGTTCAGCCGCACCCAGTACACCGTCACCACCCAGGTGCCCGGCGGTGGCGGGAGCCTCACGCCCTCGAACCCGACGCCGGCACACGGCGACTCGCTGACGGTCACCGTGACCCCGGATCCCGGCTACCAGATCCAGACCGTCACCGGCTGCGGCGGCACGCTGAACGGAAACACCTACTCGATCGCCTCGGTCACCGGCGACTGTACGGTCACCGCCACCTTCGAGAAGATCCCGTACACGGTCACGACCCAGGTGGTCGGAACGGGAACCCTGACGCCCGCGAATCCCACTGTGCTTCACGGCGACACGACCACGCTCACCGCGACCGCTGGGACCGGCTACACGCTCGATAGCGTCACCGGCTGCGGCGGATCGTTGAACGGCGACACGTTCACCACCGGCGCGATCACCGCGAGCTGTACCGTCACCGCCACGTTCAGCCGCACCCAGTACACCGTCACCACCCAGGTTCCCGGCGGCGGCGGGAGCCTCACGCCGTCGAACCCGACGCCGGCACACGGCGACTCGCTGACGGTCACCGTAAACCCGGATCCCGGCTACCAGATCCAGACCGTCACCGGCTGCGGCGGTACGCTGAACGGAAACACCTACTCGATCGCCTCGGTCACCGGCGACTGTACGGTCACCGCCACCTTCGAGAAGATCCCGTACACGGTCACGACCCAGGTGGTCGGAACGGGAACCCTGACGCCCGCGAATCCCACGGTGCTTCACGGCGACACGACCACGCTCACCGCGACCGCTGGGACCGGCTACACGCTCGATAGCGTCACCGGCTGCGGCGGATCGTTGAACGGCGACACGTTCACCACCGGCGCGATCACCGCGAGCTGTACCGTCACCGCCACGTTCAGCCGCACCCAGTACACCGTCACCACCCAGGTTCCCGGCGGCGGCGGGAGCCTCACGCCGTCGAACCCGACGCCGGAGCACGGCGACCCGCTGACGGTCACCGTGAACCCGGATCCCGGTTACCAGATCCAGACCGTGACCGGCTGCGGCGGCACGCTGAACGGAAACACCTACTCGATCGCCTCGGTCACCGGAGACTGCACGGTCACCGCCACCTTCGAGCGCATCGAGTACCTCGTCACCACGGTGGTGGTGGGTGGTGGAGCGCTGACGCCGGAGAACCCGTCGGTGCTGCACGGCGACTCGTTGACCCTCACCGCGACGGCGCAGACCGGCTACACGCTGGAGAGCGTGACCGGTTGTGGCGGCGTGCTGACCGCCGGCACGTTCGAGACCGGAGCGATCACGGCCAACTGCACCGTCACCGCGACCTTCACGCACAACCGGTACACGGTCGACATCGTGGTGAACGGCGGAGGCTCCGCCACGCCGGAGGATCCGGTGATCGAGCATGGGGACGCGGCATCGATCACGCTCACCGCCGATCCGGGGTACCGGCTGCACACCGTGACCGGTTGCGGTGGCACGCTGAGCGGCAACACGTACACCACGGACGCGGTGACGGCGGACTGCACGATCGAAGCGACCTTCCTGCGGTTCCCGCATGCGCTTCTCGTGTCGGCACGTGAACCCGTGGTGAATGCCTGCGCGGAGTCCATCCTGGATCTCCAGTTGGTGGACGCCTTCGGGGCCCCGGTCGTGCCGTTCCCCGGCGAGGCGGTGAACGTGTCGCTCGCCGCCAGCGCCGGCTCGGGGGATCCCCGCTTCGTCGGCAGCGGGCTGGAAGACGCGCTTGGCGAGGGCACCGCCGAGATCACGGGCCGGATGCCCTCGACCGGCACATCGACCGTGACGGTGAGCCTCGATGCAGCCGAGGTGCTCGCGGTGAGCTGGACGTCGCCCGAGCTCCCGGGCAGTCCGCCGTCATATCCTCCGACCCTGGTCTCCTTCCGGGTCGGGCCGGTCGATCCCGCCATGTCCAGCGTGACCGTCGACGGGACGCAGGTCTTCGCGGGAAGCGGTGTGGTCACCGTGACGGTTACGCCGCGGGATTCGTGCGGTCTCGAGATCGGGCCGGGCCATCAGGTCGACCTGACCTCCACCGACGGCTCGCTCACCGAGGTCGTGGACAACGGGGACGGGACCTACACGTCGCGCTTCACGTCCGACGCCGGCATGTGCCCGGAGGATCCGGCGACGATCGACGTGACGGTGGACGGGATCGTGCTCGACGAGCCGCTCGAGATCTCGGTGCTCTGTGCCGACCTGGATCCGGGCTCGCCGGTCACGGTCCTCCCGCAGCCGGGGCAGATCCAGGCCTGCGCACGGCAGGGGGAGTTCGCCCGCGTGGCCGTCGTTCTGCTCGACACCGAAGGCGCGCCGCTGCCCCCCGGGCAGCCGCTTGCGCTGGTCGAGGATCCGCCCTTCATCGTCGGCGGCGGGATCGAGACGTCCACGGATGAGGAGACGGGCGCGACCGTCTACACCGTGCTGGTGGGCAGCAACCGCTGCTCGTCGGCTGGCTCCCGTGAGGTGGAGCTGCGCGTGGCGGACATCCCGCTCTCCACGCGCCCGCTGCTCGACTTCGCCTGTCCTCCGATTCCCGAAGAGGGCGTTGGCTTCGTCGCCACCCCGGCGGTGGTTCCCGCCGATGGCGAGACCGCATCGGAGATCCGGATCGCCGTGATGGACGCGTGCGGCAATCCCGGCTTCGGTCGCGCGCTCGTGCTGCGCTCGGAGGGCCACACCCCGGTCGTGCTCTCGGCCGCATCGGCCACCACCGCTGACGCGTACGGGACGCCGGAAGACGGGACCGCGGTGCTTCACGTTCGCAGCTCGGTCGCCGGGCAGACCGGAATCGGGGCGCAGATCGACGGGACCTGGCACGCGAGCAGCGCGGACCTGGTGACCTTCGTAGGTCCCGAGGACCCCGGCTATTACCTCGGTGGCCACGGCTTCGGTTGCTCGTCCACTGGCAGGACGGGAGCGGGACCGGAGTCGGTGCTGATCTGGCTTCTCGGTCCGGTGCTCTTCTTGGCCATGCGCCGCCGGAAAGTGGGTGTGCTGGCCAGCCTCCTCCTGCTGCTCGTCGCAGCTCCGGCGAGCGCGCAGTCGAAGGGCGGGTTCGACCTGCAGCAATTGCGGCCGGCGACGGATCCGTCCCGGGGTGGATTCGTCAGCCTCGGGGCCGGCGTGCAGGAGCACGGGGAGTTCCGTCTCCACGCGCTGATCGACTACGCGAACAATCCCCTCGTGCTCTACGACAGCCAGGACCAGCGGGTAGCAGGCGCGGTGACGTCGCTGGGCACGCTGCACCTGCTCGGGTCGATCGGCCTGTGGGACATCGTCGAGGTCGGCGTCGATCTTCCGGTCGTGGTGTATCAGGCGGGCGACGATATGCCCGGCGTCGCACCGAATATCGTCCAGGGGGCAGGGTTCGGAGATATCCGTGTCCTTCCGCAGCTCCAGTTCCTGAAGCTCCACTCGGACGGTCTCGGGGTGACCTTTGCTGGCGCCGCCGCAGCCGAGTTCTTCCTGCCGACAGGGAATGCCGATGGGCTGCGCGGAGGAGACTTCCGGGTCGGCCCGCGTCTCGCCTTCGACGCAACCTTCGACCAGGGTCACCGCATCGGCACCAACGTAGGGTACGTGTATCGATCCCCCCGGGACTTCGGTGGCCTGCAGGTGGCGGACACGATCGGCTGGAGCCTCTATGGCGAGACGCCGGTCGCAGAGCGGGTGCGCCTGACGGGTGAGCTTTTCGGTCGGTTCAAGGGGGCGGCCAAACAGCCGCGACTCGACGCTCCCATGGAGGTGCTGCTCGGGGCGAAGGCCCGCGTTCTGGGTGTGGACCTGTTGGGTGCCACGGGGACGGGGTTCGGCCGCACCTACGGGACGGCGGACTGGCGGGCTCTGCTGGCGGTCGCGCTGCCGTTCGGTGAAAGGACCAAACCGGTCGAGCTTCCCGCCCCGCAGGCGGAGGTGGTACCCGAGCCTCCCGCCGAGCCGGAGCCGGAGCCCGCGCCGGAGCCCGAACCGGTGATCCTGGTAGCAGAGCCCGAGCCGGAACCCGAGCCGAAGAGCGTGCAGATCGATCGCGAGCGGAATCGCCTCGAGATCGCCGGCTCGATCCAGTTCGTGACCGGCTCCGCGACGATCGCTCCGGAGTCGTATGCGTTGCTCGACGAGCTCGCGTCGGTCCTCCAGAAGCATTCGGAGATTCAGCAGTTGATCATCGAAGGGCATACCGACGACCGGGGCGGCCGCGCGTTGAACCTGAAGTTGTCGCGCTCCCGAGCCGATTCCCTTCGGAAGTACCTGATCACGAAGGGCGTGGAGTCGGATCGGCTTCAGGCAGAGGGCTACGGTCCCGACCGTCCGATCGCGTCCAACGCGACGGCGGAGGGCAGGGCCCAGAACCGGCGCGTCGAGTTCCGGATCGCCGAGAGCGTTTTCGCCGACGAAGGTTGA